DNA from Magnolia sinica isolate HGM2019 chromosome 19, MsV1, whole genome shotgun sequence:
TTTTATCAATAAAATggttctatttttagatttatctGATTATATCAGTCTGATCAGATAGACTACATTTGTGTGAGATGGGGTTATATAGTCCAAGCTCAGCCCAAAGTTGCTaggtcttttatttatttttagtaaaGCAACCGAGCAATACTCTAAATAGGCTCAGCCCTAAGTTTTTGGTCTTTTATACCTAAGCCTGCCCGAAATACTTAACCAGCCCATAAGCCCATAGGTTGGCCCAGCCTATTGACCGTAGGTTCCTTTGAAGagatgggtcacacatcccatccttccatcatgtgtgcccctcattttctccaaaccttagtatcatccaaaaatcaggttgctCAAGCAGTGCAAAAACCTGTTTAAAACCTTTAAAATTACGGATGGTCTACCTCGGTTTTGAAATGCCCTGATTTGCCCAGTCATGGTGGTGGAACCCATcttttgaatggattagatggtttATAAGAAAGAAAGTCGTTCCCAGAAAGAAgatggaaatttttaatggtgagaaacTCATCCAAACTCTCTCATGTTTTGTGAACAACATAGGTATtgtatcaaactgatttttggtaTGTAGTGAGTGAACTTGAAGGGgcaccttatggacagattggatgtgatAACTACAACTCGGTGGCCCCATGCACTGCAAGGTAGAATAAGGTTGTTACACAAACTTTGCAGAGGAAGCAGTGGACAGAATATGATAAGAGAGTATATCGACATGATTGACATTGGTATCATTAGTACCACGCATCAACACCTCCTTTTTTTATTCCCCCCACCTTTCTGCCCACCAATGAGGGACTTACAACACAACGATTTATCATCCATTGCTCGATATGGTGTTCCATCATCTTCAACATCCTGATTCACTATCAACGACGAGCTCGAGCTATCTTTCTTTACACTTATAACCAACTCCTGAGATTCCTTCTACAACTTTACGAAAATGCTATCATTTTTTACTCTATTCAAATATTTTTCGGCACCATTTGCAGATTTTTCTTCCTCATTTAGATTCTAGCAAAATGAATTTTCTCACAATATTCGAACAACAGAACAATCTCTGCTACCATTTTGATACAAGCCCCGATTTTTGTGAACACTTTGTTTATCCAAAATTTGAAAGGGAGGTTCCAAATTTGGATACAGACTTTGTTTTATGATTTGAGTAAATATAAGCAAGAGGGTGGGGGACGTCCAACAATAGCTCTCTCTTCCTTTCCcattctctctcttcccttttccacTTTTTGTTCTCTCTTGCATCAAATTAGATGGTATTAGAGCGGAAATCAATCAAGTTCCAATCACTTTGTTTTCCCTTACCTATTAAAAACcttctcttcctttccttcatctcctcttgTGCTAATGTCTTGTTAAGAAACTTAGGGTTATTTCTAGTGCACTAGCCTCTTCAATGGCCTATGTGTGAATGGTGGTGGTAATGTGTACGCGATCATAGTTCTTTCTAGTATTTAGTTAAGGTGTATGGGCTGATTGGTGCACCCTGTATTGTGTATGCATTGTGTTGGATTGTGTGGCTGAAGCATTCAAGTTTCCAGAAGCATTAGTCCTTCTATAAGCATTGTATATCCATTTCTTCTGGTTTTTATTGCCTCTATTTGTAATGGATATGAAGAGTAAGCAAAAATCAGGTTCGTAAATCCATACGACTTTTTGAGGGTTCAAATATCCACTCTCAAGTTAAATGGCCAGTATTCTAAATCTATACAAGTCTTAACAACCAAGGGGAACAATAGGAGAAATTTGATGAAAAGAAGTAAATATGATGAATGGATTTAGGACAATGCTCAGATTGTGACGTGCTTGTGGAATAGTATGGAAATGTTTGTTAAAGATGTTTCTAGATATGGCAAATAAGGTTTAGGATTCTCCATGAGTAGAGTTGTAAATGAGTTGAACCGAgatgagcttggcacaactcggctcggctcggctcagccagtagctaaccccagctcgaactcggtcgGCTCAGTTCTTGAGCCTAACCGGCCAGCTTGGCTTGATTCAATCAAAAGCTCAAACAAGTTCGagcctgtgcgacattttctAAACACATAGAGTGCATCGTCAATTTCACACGGAATGCAAAACAGTGACAGcactttacaagtatttcatcagacacttagtgagcaacatcaaaatcaagatatgaaggCAGTCTcataatgtaaagttttttttttttttttttgtaatgatttgttttgtatccattccttcctcgccaccatcCGATCCTGTGGACAATGTATGCACCAGAAacaatacttcgttgagtcatttcatcaaacacttggtgagcagcatcaatattaaaataaccgagtcattGAGCCGATGATCTGAGTCGATTCGGgttgaggttcgatctgagtcgagtcgagctcgggcaagctcgaactcaacttgaaattttttcgagctctaaaaaccaaCTCGACTCAGTCCGAATCCAAATTCGAACTGAGGCGAGTCGAGCTttactgagtcgagtcgagcgagcaaGGAGAGATgtattcataaaaaataaaataaaaataaaaacatcactcAATCCATACCAATTATTTAAAGAGGTTTTTTGCTTTCCAACAAGGAGATAAATCGCTAGGTGAATATTACTGGAAACTCAAAGGAACATAGGAGGATTTGAATGTGTATCAACCTCTTACAAGCAAGGTATTCCCTAATAGTAACAGTGGTCAGAATAGATATTATTGTTACAATTATGGTATGGGCCGTTacaacttgagagagagagagagagagagagagagagagagagagagttgatgcTGAATTGATGTTCATCAAATCACCTCTCCTTCGCCCTAGGGCACAAATTTATGAAGCATTCCCAGGTATTCTTGACCTTTTTCGTCCTCTGTGAGCAAGCCCACTAACATAGTTGCGGTAGACGCATCCACAGAAAAATGTCTTTTAGCCACTTCCCCGAGAAGTTGCATTACCTTGAGGGTATCATTCTTTTGTAGAAATCCCCTAATTAAAGCATTGAAGGTGACACTGTCTGGTTGGAAACCCTTCTCTTCCATTTGAAAGAACAATCCATTAGCTTCCCCCAAAAGCCCTTTTTTACAGAGGCCATTGATTAATGTGTTATATGTCCTAACATTATTCCCCAAGCCCTTGGTGGAGGCCCAATTAAAAAGCTCCTTCGCATATTTAAGTTCCCTAGCTTCACACATCCCATTGATAAGGACACCAATAACATCATTATTTGGTTGAATTCCTCTAATTTGCATCTCATTAAGTAGTTTTATTGCCTCGACAGGATGCTCACTTTTACACAGcccatccatcaaaatggtgtaTGTGGAGAGATTCGGACATTGTCCATGAGCTTGCATCTCATTGAAGAGCTCTTGCGCAGCCACAATTCTCCGTACCCGGTACAGCCCACCTATAAGTGTGTTGTAAGTAACAACATTGGGCTTCAATCCCTTGCAAGACATTTCTTGAAAAAGCCACATATCCTTGTCTACCATCTGCTTCTTGCAATAGCCGTTGATTAACATGGCATAAGTCACGACACTAGGCTTATGACCTTTACACACCATGTAATCAAATATCTTTAAGGCGGCATTCATTTCGCAAATAAAACAGTAGCCATTCATCAATGCACTATATGTGATTACGTCAGGCTCCACACCTCTCTGAGTCATCAATTCTAGTAATCAATGAGATTCTTTAACCATTCTTTCATTGCAAAGAGCATTCACCAGTATGGTGAAAGTTGTGACATTCGGCAGAATCCCTTTACCGACCATTTCTGAGAAGAGGTTAAGTCCTCCCTTGTGAGCCCATCTTTGCATAGACTGTCGATGATTGAGTTCTAAACCGGAAGGTCAGGACTACATTTACCCGCTTCCTTCTCCATTTCCCGAAGCAACCCAAGAGCCATTGCATTGTTCCCGACTTGCAAAGACTATCGATTAGTATCCCGAACGACACCACATCATAAGGATATCCCATTTCTACCGTCTTCAGAAAGAAACTACTCGCTTCCCCAATCCACCCTTCCATACAAAACCCCTTAATAAAAGTGTTCAGAGTCACGACATTCGCCTCATGGCCACGTTTCAGGATGTTGCTGAGAACAACGAAACCGAAACGGACGCCATTCAAGCGGCAGAAACAATTGAGAAGAATGCTCCAAGTATAGATATTGGATGGGATCCCTAACCAATTCATTTTTTGATGCATAGAAATTACAGTTGAATAGTGTCGCATTCTGGCAATTGTAGCTAACAGGTTACTAAATGTCTGGATTGAAGGCAGCGGCTGCATGCGGACCATACGATTGAAGAGGCCCACTGCATCCTCTAACCTCACAAAAGCACTGGCTCGAATCGAATTGGATAGATCATTCACCAAATGGTTGAATTTGATGGGAGTAGGGATCTTGCTCTCTATgattttagaatcaagggcaTAAATGGTAATTTCAATAGAAGCTGGAGAGGAGAGAGTTTTACCCTTTTGAGCAGCAGCAGTGGCAGCTCTTCTTGACGACATTTTACGAAATCGAAGATTTTGTGGGTGCCAAACGACTCCTGATGAGAGAAGAGAGGAGGGGATGGTAGTTGTTGTGGTCCCGTGGAGTGCGGCTGCCACCCCCGGAaccattgatgtgggtgcaaCCCGGACTGTAggacccatttcgatgtatgtattgtatatccacgccatccatatgttttgtaACTATATTGTGGAGCAAGGTCCCAGACATGACACAGATAAAAATTCCACGTTACATTGTTCATGTTAGTGTAAGTTTTCTATATGACTGATCTTTTTTGGTATGtataattgaaataatttttctcacatgatgaacggagtagattttcttCTGGTTATAATTAAGTACAGGGCTCCAAGAAAAGATCCCATGCATGTGCAATCCATtaacatgtgatgc
Protein-coding regions in this window:
- the LOC131234635 gene encoding pentatricopeptide repeat-containing protein At3g22470, mitochondrial-like, encoding MNAALKIFDYMVCKGHKPSVVTYAMLINGYCKKQMVDKDMWLFQEMSCKGLKPNVVTYNTLIGGLYRVRRIVAAQELFNEMQAHGQCPNLSTYTILMDGLCKSEHPVEAIKLLNEMQIRGIQPNNDVIGVLINGMCEARELKYAKELFNWASTKGLGNNVRTYNTLINGLCKKGLLGEANGLFFQMEEKGFQPDSVTFNALIRGFLQKNDTLKLIHQLIFKHFSLLFSFPSFLSLTTEAAMSLGGEADIRLHQDTKTICSNANTQGRCSSQRLTATSHGYIYKIEDSKASKNMQIFSDKLHRHCQRNESTLRFQYIMSYFNVHPMARKFSTQSLAIGASGMAKRAMKACKELHMTMEINIVTLSSLVQDDGDADSMARILTGPLWSLYQDLLLKHWRGWA